The Abyssicoccus albus genome includes a region encoding these proteins:
- a CDS encoding L-lactate permease, giving the protein MLVDSFDPLGNLYLSSVVAAIPIILFLTLLTVMKVKGINASWITLVVTTLIAMLVFNLNLEQTSGSILQGVIIGLFPIGYIITMAIWLYKVTLESGKFDIIQDSIIQITADQRVQFLLIGFCLNAFLEGAAGFGVPIAICAVLLVQLGFKPLEAAMLCLIANGSSGAFGAIGIPVAIVDTFNLEGISALEVSQMSALTLPIINFVIPALLIFIIDGFKGIKETLPAILTASIIFTISQVVITVFMGPELADIFPSLFAMIGIAILSRFWQPKNTFRLSDEEIETKAHPIGTIAKAWSPFILLTVLILIWSVPQIADLLAKSTVTIPLPGGLESPINLIGATGTALLLAVIITILTSPTVSIGEGFNLLMKSIKELWIPILTISLILAIAKVTTYSGMIAALGQVASKTGAIFPLLSPVLGWIGVFMTGSVVNNNTLFAGIQATAASNMGVNGNLLVAANTVGGSIGKLISPQSIAIATAAVNKTGEESALLKMTMKYSIALLIFLCIWTFALTMFM; this is encoded by the coding sequence ATGTTAGTAGATTCATTCGATCCATTAGGTAATTTGTATTTATCCAGTGTTGTCGCAGCGATTCCAATTATTTTGTTCTTAACGTTACTAACAGTGATGAAAGTAAAGGGAATCAATGCATCTTGGATTACTTTAGTTGTGACAACACTTATAGCAATGCTAGTTTTTAATTTAAATTTAGAACAAACATCAGGGAGTATATTGCAAGGTGTAATCATTGGCTTATTCCCTATCGGCTATATTATTACAATGGCCATTTGGCTATACAAAGTAACCCTTGAGAGTGGAAAGTTCGACATTATTCAAGACAGTATTATCCAAATCACAGCTGACCAACGTGTACAATTTTTATTAATCGGTTTTTGTTTAAATGCGTTTCTAGAAGGGGCTGCTGGATTTGGAGTACCTATCGCGATTTGTGCGGTATTACTTGTACAATTAGGTTTCAAACCGTTAGAAGCTGCGATGCTATGTTTGATCGCCAACGGCTCTAGTGGTGCTTTCGGTGCGATTGGTATACCGGTTGCAATTGTCGATACATTTAATTTAGAAGGTATTTCTGCATTAGAAGTTTCACAAATGTCTGCATTAACATTACCTATCATTAATTTTGTTATTCCAGCTTTATTAATCTTTATTATCGATGGATTCAAAGGAATTAAAGAAACTTTACCAGCAATTTTAACAGCATCAATAATATTCACAATCTCACAAGTTGTTATTACAGTATTTATGGGGCCTGAACTTGCTGACATATTCCCAAGTTTATTCGCAATGATTGGTATTGCTATTCTTAGTCGATTCTGGCAGCCGAAAAATACGTTTAGACTGTCTGACGAAGAGATTGAAACGAAAGCTCATCCAATCGGTACGATTGCAAAAGCTTGGTCACCATTTATCTTATTAACAGTGCTTATTTTAATCTGGTCAGTACCACAAATTGCTGATCTTTTAGCAAAATCAACGGTCACAATACCGTTACCTGGTGGATTAGAGTCACCAATTAATTTAATCGGTGCGACGGGGACAGCTTTATTACTTGCCGTTATCATTACGATATTAACTTCGCCAACGGTCAGTATCGGAGAAGGCTTCAACCTATTGATGAAATCCATTAAAGAATTATGGATTCCGATTTTAACAATTTCATTAATCTTGGCGATTGCTAAAGTGACAACTTATAGTGGTATGATTGCAGCACTCGGACAAGTTGCTTCAAAAACTGGCGCAATTTTCCCACTACTCTCTCCAGTACTCGGTTGGATTGGTGTCTTCATGACAGGATCAGTAGTGAATAACAATACGTTATTTGCAGGAATTCAAGCAACTGCTGCAAGTAATATGGGCGTTAACGGAAATCTTCTCGTTGCTGCTAATACAGTCGGTGGTAGTATTGGTAAACTAATTTCACCACAATCGATTGCCATCGCAACCGCAGCTGTTAATAAAACAGGTGAAGAATCTGCA
- a CDS encoding L-lactate dehydrogenase: MHKNNQKVVLIGTGDVGASYAFSLLNQGISDELVLIDLNEKKTIGEVKDLNHGKTYAPSPLKVKAGSYEDCKDAGLVVICAGAAQKPGETRLDLVDKNLKIFKSIVDQVMDSGFDGIFLIATNPVDILTYAVHKFSGLPKERVIGSGTILDTARFRYLLGEQFEVSPTSVHAMVIGEHGDSELPVWSTADIGGRPLSMLLDELPNKDEFMEKTYVNVRDAAYEIIEAKGSTYYGVAMGLARITKAIMSDQNAVLTVSALLEGEYGHDDLYIGVPAIINKDGIREIIELPLNDVETQQFSKSVETIKNIQNPFFEA; encoded by the coding sequence ATGCATAAAAACAATCAAAAAGTTGTGTTAATCGGTACAGGTGATGTTGGAGCAAGTTACGCATTCAGTTTATTAAACCAAGGTATCTCAGATGAGTTAGTACTCATCGACTTAAATGAAAAGAAAACAATCGGTGAAGTAAAAGACTTAAATCATGGTAAAACATATGCCCCTTCTCCATTAAAAGTTAAAGCCGGTTCATATGAAGATTGTAAAGATGCTGGACTTGTTGTCATTTGTGCAGGTGCCGCGCAGAAACCAGGTGAAACTAGATTAGATTTAGTTGACAAGAACTTAAAAATCTTTAAATCTATCGTAGATCAAGTCATGGATAGCGGATTCGATGGTATATTCTTGATTGCAACAAATCCAGTCGATATACTAACATATGCAGTACATAAATTCTCTGGATTACCGAAAGAACGTGTCATCGGTTCAGGAACAATTCTTGATACTGCTAGATTTAGATATCTTTTAGGTGAACAATTTGAAGTTAGCCCAACAAGTGTTCACGCGATGGTTATTGGTGAACATGGCGATTCAGAACTTCCTGTTTGGTCTACAGCAGATATTGGTGGCCGCCCTTTATCAATGTTGCTTGATGAATTACCAAACAAAGATGAATTTATGGAAAAAACGTATGTAAATGTTCGTGATGCTGCGTATGAAATTATCGAAGCGAAAGGTTCAACATACTACGGTGTTGCAATGGGACTTGCAAGAATTACAAAAGCCATTATGTCTGATCAAAACGCTGTCCTTACAGTAAGTGCTCTATTAGAAGGTGAATATGGCCATGACGACCTTTACATCGGAGTGCCTGCCATTATTAACAAAGATGGTATTAGAGAAATCATTGAATTGCCACTAAATGACGTTGAAACTCAGCAATTTAGTAAATCAGTAGAAACAATCAAAAATATTCAAAATCCATTTTTTGAAGCTTAG
- a CDS encoding SLC13 family permease: MSSHQIKKAHDMLWTDHYRTKGLLKFFSKQPESNLNDGPSYNTFQLIGLVLGPLLFLLTLLFFRPANLEMPAIFVLASTLWIATWWITEAIPIPVTSLLPLVLFPMGNVMDSGTVSSSYGNDIIFLFMGGFIIAIAMERWNLHTRIALNIINFIGTTTSRIILGFMLATGIMSMFVSNTAAVMIMVPIGLALILEAETLSDGKNSSNIKKFEKTLLFAIGYAGTIGGLGTLIGTPPLILLAGQAKELFDIEISFAQYMLVGVPASITLLIITWLYLHFFRFKSTMTQLPGGSRVIKTELQKLGKITREETIVLCIFLLAAFLWIVRGFFFQNFEALQLVKDGTIAMFISILFFIIPTRKKPGRILDWSVVKDIPWGVLLLFGGGLALASGISESGLDVWLSEQLKNLNGMNIVLIIIVITLFVLFLTEITSNTATATMILPLLGALSVAIDVHPLAVMLPAAMAANCAFMLPVGTPPNAIIFGTNKLTIQDMAKTGFLLNLIACVLIILIVLFWFPIVFGLELTPFPESLK; the protein is encoded by the coding sequence ATGTCATCCCATCAAATCAAAAAAGCTCACGATATGTTATGGACAGATCATTATAGAACGAAAGGATTACTCAAGTTTTTCTCCAAACAACCTGAATCTAACTTAAATGATGGCCCTAGCTACAATACATTCCAATTGATAGGATTAGTATTAGGGCCTCTTCTTTTCCTACTCACATTATTATTTTTCCGACCTGCAAACCTTGAGATGCCAGCAATTTTTGTCTTAGCTTCAACCCTATGGATTGCAACATGGTGGATTACAGAAGCAATTCCAATTCCAGTGACTTCATTGCTTCCTCTTGTACTATTTCCGATGGGGAATGTAATGGATAGTGGCACAGTATCTAGCTCATACGGAAATGATATTATTTTCTTATTCATGGGTGGTTTTATTATCGCCATTGCAATGGAACGTTGGAATTTACATACACGTATCGCATTAAATATTATCAATTTTATCGGTACAACAACATCTCGTATAATCCTTGGCTTCATGCTTGCAACAGGGATTATGAGTATGTTCGTATCGAACACTGCTGCAGTAATGATTATGGTTCCGATCGGGCTTGCTTTAATTCTAGAAGCTGAAACCTTATCCGATGGTAAAAACTCGTCCAACATTAAAAAGTTCGAGAAAACTTTACTCTTTGCAATCGGATACGCTGGGACCATTGGTGGACTTGGTACACTCATTGGAACGCCACCTTTAATTTTACTTGCAGGACAAGCGAAAGAATTATTTGATATTGAAATATCATTCGCACAATATATGCTAGTTGGTGTGCCAGCAAGTATTACCTTACTTATCATTACTTGGTTGTATTTACATTTCTTTAGATTCAAATCAACCATGACTCAGTTACCAGGTGGTTCTCGAGTCATTAAAACTGAGCTTCAAAAGTTAGGTAAAATTACGAGAGAAGAAACGATTGTATTATGTATATTCTTACTTGCTGCATTTTTGTGGATTGTTCGAGGATTCTTTTTTCAAAATTTCGAAGCGTTACAACTTGTTAAAGATGGAACAATCGCCATGTTTATCAGTATTTTATTCTTCATCATTCCAACTAGAAAAAAGCCAGGTAGAATATTAGACTGGTCTGTTGTAAAAGATATTCCATGGGGCGTGCTACTGTTATTCGGTGGTGGTTTGGCACTTGCGAGTGGAATTAGTGAATCAGGCCTTGATGTATGGCTAAGTGAACAATTGAAGAACTTAAACGGTATGAACATTGTCCTTATTATTATCGTGATTACATTGTTCGTATTATTCTTAACTGAAATCACATCAAACACAGCAACGGCGACGATGATATTGCCATTACTTGGCGCATTAAGTGTGGCGATTGATGTTCATCCATTAGCCGTAATGTTACCTGCTGCAATGGCGGCCAATTGCGCATTCATGTTACCCGTTGGGACTCCACCGAACGCTATTATATTTGGAACAAATAAATTAACGATTCAAGACATGGCGAAAACTGGATTCTTACTGAATTTAATCGCCTGCGTTCTGATTATATTAATCGTATTATTCTGGTTCCCAATTGTTTTTGGACTAGAGCTAACACCATTCCCAGAGTCATTGAAATAA